A stretch of Inquilinus sp. Marseille-Q2685 DNA encodes these proteins:
- a CDS encoding NmrA family NAD(P)-binding protein, translated as MTGKTTVLLAGATGMLGTKVADRLLDRPEVELRVLVRKRTLEAGTRKAELERLTSRGATILEGDLAEPASLVAATRAVDVVISTVQGMRETIVDGQLALLDAAKRNGVRRIIPSDFAIDLFKLEAGSHPMLDWRREADEAIAKSGLEHVHVLNGAFHEVVIAPFFQVFDLEAGKVSYWGDGDAVFDVTTVADTALYTAAAALDPDLPRGKLSVAGDQITMNQAIAAAEKAFGRRFEVRQLGTVAELERWIANTRSANADFWAPIAAQYQWAMVSGKAKLTDLGNSRYPDIVPTSFADFLAERARNL; from the coding sequence ATGACAGGCAAAACAACCGTTCTTCTTGCCGGCGCGACGGGCATGCTGGGCACAAAGGTGGCCGACAGGTTGCTCGACCGCCCTGAGGTCGAACTCAGGGTGTTGGTTCGCAAACGGACGCTTGAGGCTGGTACGAGAAAGGCGGAGCTCGAGCGCCTGACCAGCCGCGGGGCGACGATCCTGGAGGGCGATCTCGCCGAGCCCGCCAGCCTTGTCGCCGCGACCCGCGCCGTCGATGTCGTCATCTCGACGGTGCAAGGCATGCGCGAGACGATCGTTGATGGCCAGCTTGCTCTGCTCGACGCTGCCAAGCGCAACGGCGTGCGGCGCATCATTCCGTCGGACTTCGCCATTGACCTGTTCAAGCTGGAGGCCGGCAGCCATCCCATGCTGGACTGGCGACGCGAGGCCGACGAAGCGATCGCCAAAAGCGGCCTCGAGCATGTCCATGTGCTCAACGGCGCCTTCCACGAAGTCGTAATCGCCCCCTTTTTCCAGGTTTTCGATCTGGAAGCCGGTAAGGTCAGCTATTGGGGCGATGGCGACGCTGTTTTTGACGTCACCACCGTAGCCGACACGGCGCTCTACACAGCGGCGGCGGCCCTCGACCCCGATCTGCCGAGGGGCAAGCTGTCTGTCGCTGGTGACCAGATCACGATGAACCAGGCTATTGCAGCGGCTGAAAAGGCTTTCGGCCGCCGATTTGAGGTGCGGCAACTCGGCACGGTCGCGGAGCTGGAGCGCTGGATCGCGAATACAAGGTCGGCCAACGCCGATTTCTGGGCGCCGATTGCCGCCCAGTACCAATGGGCGATGGTGTCGGGGAAGGCGAAGCTGACCGACCTCGGCAATAGTCGCTATCCCGACATCGTGCCAACCTCGTTCGCCGACTTTCTGGCCGAGCGGGCGCGCAATCTTTGA
- a CDS encoding LysR family transcriptional regulator produces the protein MDNSAEQEHHVPMGEHLISDLNQVRLFAKIAELKSVTAAARSLGKPKSTVSRDLARLEASLGVTLILRSNRRLTLTDSGRLLLQHAQRILGDLADAEAAVGRLNAVPRGLLRVSAPFTSGHALVAPLLPGFLERYPEVQLSLELENRRVDVIGEEFDVAIRVGRLEDSSLTARKLGHVVFGLFASPAYLARRGQPESLGDLAHHDIVDKGGLPGPKRWTVETPEGSTELEVTPRLSINDPAALRTVLSGGAGIGWLPTFLASADVKDGRLERMLPEVHRDRADIHALFRTRKTLALSVKAFVDYLIENFRI, from the coding sequence GTGGACAATTCCGCCGAACAGGAACATCATGTTCCCATGGGCGAACACCTCATTTCCGATCTCAACCAGGTGCGACTGTTCGCGAAGATCGCGGAGTTGAAGAGCGTCACCGCCGCTGCCAGGTCGCTCGGCAAGCCAAAATCCACGGTCAGCCGCGACCTTGCGCGGCTGGAGGCAAGCCTTGGTGTGACGCTGATACTGCGCTCAAACCGCCGGCTGACGCTGACCGACAGCGGACGGCTTCTCCTGCAGCATGCACAGCGCATTCTCGGCGATTTGGCGGATGCGGAAGCCGCCGTCGGTCGGCTCAATGCCGTACCGCGCGGGCTTCTGCGTGTCAGCGCGCCCTTTACATCGGGCCATGCGTTGGTGGCGCCGCTGCTCCCAGGCTTCCTCGAACGATATCCTGAGGTGCAGCTCTCGCTGGAGCTGGAAAATCGCCGCGTCGACGTCATCGGCGAGGAATTCGATGTTGCTATTCGCGTCGGCCGCCTGGAGGATTCGAGCCTCACCGCCCGCAAGCTCGGTCATGTGGTGTTTGGATTGTTCGCCAGTCCGGCATATCTGGCGCGGAGGGGCCAACCCGAGAGCCTCGGCGATCTCGCGCACCACGACATTGTCGATAAAGGCGGCTTGCCCGGCCCGAAACGCTGGACAGTCGAAACGCCGGAAGGAAGCACTGAGCTCGAGGTAACGCCGCGTCTATCGATCAACGATCCTGCGGCGCTGCGGACCGTTTTGAGTGGCGGTGCCGGTATCGGCTGGCTGCCGACTTTCTTGGCATCGGCCGATGTAAAAGATGGCCGGCTTGAGCGGATGCTACCTGAGGTCCATCGCGATCGAGCTGACATTCACGCCTTGTTTCGGACGCGCAAAACCCTCGCGCTGAGCGTGAAAGCGTTCGTGGATTATCTCATTGAGAATTTTCGGATTTGA
- a CDS encoding glycoside hydrolase family 38 C-terminal domain-containing protein, with protein MSLSVAQRLHRLESRIAEILCWRERASEPIGGWRCDGRPLSLGDPWPHKEGVLAFTAEAEVPAAWPLDDVRLHLDVGGESLLTLHEDGAGPTRFGLDINHREFPLRARRVRIETESVPRLPFGQPVHHPRLAEARLVWIDPAVHRLALLLRQVWEAALALEGHEAVPHLLAAAEAALRSLDWPSATGSYLARTAPLPQQQAIWRLPELDPQPPALGEAERASAVAAHDGLAAALRGLKERFPPQGRLAITGHAHIDLAWLWPYAETRRKARRTFHTALRLMEQFPGFVFNQSTAAYYAQVEADDPDLFAAIRRRAAEGRWETIGGLWVEPDTNMPTGESLVRQALYGQRYFERAFGRRHTVCWLPDCFGFSPALPQILRQGGMDSFFTIKVNWSETNRFPYDLFQWEGLDGSRVLAHTFDNPIQGYNGTIRADCVLPTWRNFRGKTAHDESLLAIGFGDGGGGVTPEMLERQAQLADFPALPELRPARVEEFFGRIRDRAAVEELPVWLGEIYLELHRGTLTSQGRTKRLNRQAERALLAAEVAGSLATLLGGPAFDSLEPAWGGLLKNQFHDILPGSSIREVYEDAERELAAARDAGLDRQAEAMAAIAAALPAGGTADALVGVNPDLSPRPLRLELDGRAAAPDLTVPPLGIVVLDRAALRPAPGLSAGWSTTGSHLENRFLRAEIGADGTIARLLHQPTGRDALAGRGNQVWLYPADKPRSWDAWDIEADYDRQGFELTGLETSELVEDGPDRAALRLVRRFRDSTVTQTLTLWANSPRLDIHTRLDWHDRRVLLRALVPVAVRAETASFECAFGVVRRPTHRNTSWDQARFEVPGHRFADLSEPGFGVALLNDGKYGHSALGNVLGLSLVRAPIYPDPLADEGVQEFTYAILPHQGNWHEGGVREAAEDLNQPLLALPARGLAAGLHTPLMVSGIKAGLAALKPAEEGEGLVLRLYEPAGARGPLSITVPEGWRLGEAVSLLEEPAPRGRPHDLEPFELRSWRLRPGR; from the coding sequence ATGAGCCTGTCCGTCGCCCAGCGTCTGCACCGCCTGGAAAGCCGCATCGCCGAGATCCTGTGCTGGCGGGAGCGGGCGAGCGAGCCGATCGGGGGCTGGCGCTGCGACGGCCGGCCCCTGTCGCTCGGCGATCCCTGGCCGCACAAGGAAGGCGTCCTGGCTTTCACCGCCGAAGCCGAGGTTCCGGCCGCCTGGCCGCTGGATGACGTCCGGCTGCATCTCGATGTCGGCGGCGAAAGCCTGCTGACGCTGCATGAGGACGGCGCCGGGCCGACCCGCTTCGGCCTCGACATCAATCACCGCGAATTCCCGCTGCGCGCCCGCCGGGTCCGGATCGAGACCGAGAGCGTGCCGCGCCTGCCCTTCGGCCAGCCGGTGCACCACCCGCGCCTGGCCGAGGCCCGGCTGGTCTGGATCGACCCGGCGGTGCACCGCCTGGCGCTGCTGCTGCGCCAGGTGTGGGAGGCGGCGCTGGCGCTGGAGGGGCACGAGGCGGTGCCGCATCTGCTGGCGGCGGCCGAGGCGGCGCTGCGGTCGCTCGACTGGCCGTCGGCGACAGGATCCTATCTCGCCCGCACCGCGCCGCTGCCGCAGCAGCAGGCGATCTGGCGCCTGCCCGAGCTCGACCCGCAGCCGCCGGCGCTGGGCGAGGCGGAGCGGGCCTCGGCCGTCGCGGCGCATGACGGGCTGGCGGCGGCGCTGCGCGGGCTCAAGGAGCGCTTCCCGCCGCAGGGCAGGCTCGCCATCACCGGCCACGCCCATATCGACCTGGCTTGGCTGTGGCCCTATGCCGAGACAAGGCGCAAGGCCCGGCGCACCTTCCACACCGCCCTGCGGCTGATGGAGCAGTTCCCCGGCTTCGTCTTCAACCAGTCGACCGCCGCCTATTACGCCCAGGTCGAGGCCGACGACCCGGACCTGTTCGCCGCGATCCGCAGGCGGGCGGCGGAGGGGCGCTGGGAGACGATCGGCGGGCTGTGGGTCGAGCCCGACACCAACATGCCGACCGGCGAAAGCCTGGTTCGTCAGGCCCTCTACGGCCAGCGCTATTTCGAGCGCGCCTTCGGCCGCCGCCACACCGTGTGCTGGCTGCCCGACTGCTTCGGCTTCTCGCCCGCCCTGCCGCAGATCCTGCGCCAGGGCGGCATGGACAGCTTCTTCACCATCAAGGTGAATTGGTCGGAGACCAACCGCTTCCCCTATGACCTGTTCCAGTGGGAAGGCCTCGACGGCAGCCGGGTCCTGGCCCACACCTTCGACAACCCGATCCAGGGCTACAACGGCACCATCCGGGCCGATTGCGTGCTGCCGACCTGGCGCAACTTCCGGGGCAAGACGGCGCATGACGAAAGCCTGCTCGCCATCGGCTTCGGCGACGGCGGCGGCGGGGTGACGCCGGAGATGCTGGAGCGCCAGGCCCAGCTCGCCGACTTCCCGGCGCTGCCGGAGCTGCGCCCGGCGCGGGTGGAGGAGTTCTTCGGCCGGATCCGGGACCGGGCGGCGGTCGAGGAGCTGCCGGTCTGGCTGGGCGAGATCTATCTCGAGCTGCACCGCGGCACCCTGACCAGCCAGGGCCGCACCAAGCGTCTGAACCGCCAGGCCGAGCGGGCGCTGCTGGCCGCGGAGGTCGCCGGCAGCCTGGCGACGCTGCTCGGCGGCCCTGCCTTCGACAGCCTGGAGCCGGCCTGGGGCGGCCTCTTGAAGAACCAGTTCCACGACATCCTGCCCGGCTCCAGCATCCGTGAGGTCTATGAGGATGCGGAGCGCGAGCTGGCGGCGGCGCGCGACGCCGGCCTCGACCGCCAGGCCGAGGCGATGGCGGCGATCGCCGCCGCCCTGCCGGCGGGCGGCACGGCCGACGCGCTGGTGGGGGTGAACCCCGACCTGTCGCCGCGCCCGCTGCGGCTGGAGCTCGACGGCCGGGCCGCAGCGCCCGACCTGACCGTGCCGCCGCTCGGCATCGTCGTGCTCGACCGGGCGGCATTGCGACCGGCGCCCGGGCTGTCGGCCGGGTGGTCGACCACGGGCAGCCATCTCGAGAACCGCTTCCTGCGGGCCGAGATCGGCGCCGACGGCACCATCGCCCGCCTGCTGCACCAGCCGACCGGCCGCGACGCGCTGGCCGGGCGCGGCAACCAGGTGTGGCTCTACCCGGCCGACAAGCCGCGCAGCTGGGACGCCTGGGACATCGAGGCGGATTACGACCGCCAGGGCTTCGAGCTGACCGGGCTGGAGACGTCGGAGCTGGTCGAGGACGGGCCGGACCGGGCGGCGCTGCGGCTGGTCCGCCGCTTCCGCGATTCGACCGTCACCCAGACCCTGACGCTATGGGCCAATTCCCCGCGGCTCGACATCCACACCCGGCTCGACTGGCACGACCGCCGGGTGCTGCTGCGCGCCTTGGTGCCGGTCGCGGTGCGGGCGGAAACGGCGAGCTTCGAATGCGCCTTCGGCGTGGTGCGGCGGCCGACCCACCGCAACACCTCCTGGGACCAGGCCAGGTTCGAGGTGCCGGGCCACCGCTTCGCCGACCTGTCGGAGCCGGGCTTCGGCGTCGCCCTGCTGAACGACGGCAAATACGGCCACAGCGCGCTCGGCAACGTGCTGGGTCTCAGCCTCGTCCGCGCGCCGATCTACCCCGACCCGCTGGCCGATGAAGGCGTGCAGGAGTTCACCTATGCGATCCTGCCGCATCAGGGTAACTGGCACGAAGGCGGGGTGCGCGAGGCGGCGGAGGACCTGAACCAGCCGCTGCTGGCGCTGCCGGCGCGCGGCCTCGCGGCCGGGCTGCACACGCCGCTGATGGTCTCCGGCATCAAGGCCGGGCTCGCCGCGCTGAAGCCGGCGGAGGAAGGGGAGGGGCTGGTGCTGCGCCTCTACGAGCCGGCCGGCGCGCGCGGTCCGCTGTCGATCACGGTGCCGGAAGGCTGGCGCCTGGGCGAGGCGGTGTCGCTGCTGGAGGAGCCGGCGCCGCGCGGCCGGCCGCATGACCTCGAGCCGTTCGAGCTGCGCAGCTGGCGGCTGCGGCCGGGGCGCTGA
- a CDS encoding glycosyltransferase family 1 protein, translated as MAQDQILFDVTRLVRRSGSATPTGVDRVELTYGRHMLERYPGDVQFIARWRSRYWQLSTPAFAQFVASRWERWSYGAHRIRSSDAERIARFIGVPAEQFGNGRAVTAPAFTPKPSAPLLQLGMDALLGARGLLSRMISISARRQQAIYVNVSHEGLHQPATLQRLVSRRKLAPIYLVHDLIPIDHPEYVRPGHAERHVARIEAISTTAAATIVNSQQTKRDLLKHVQRHHGSMDDVFVAPLGVDRRFAPQKVNDLESEPYFLIIGTIEPRKNHLFMLQVWRALVQKLGKAAPKLVIVGRRGWENENVIDMIERCEQISDHVIECGRVPDAVLHRLMIGARAVLFPSFAEGYGLPLVEGLSCSVPVICSDLPVFHELGSGIPEYLDPLDGPGWMDMITEYAQPNSPRRQAQMARLARFKAPTWDRHFDIFDDVVEDVRRKYSIC; from the coding sequence ATGGCTCAAGACCAGATCCTGTTCGACGTGACCCGGCTGGTGCGCCGATCCGGCAGTGCGACGCCGACGGGCGTCGATCGCGTCGAGCTCACCTATGGCCGGCACATGCTGGAGCGCTATCCGGGCGACGTCCAGTTCATCGCCCGCTGGCGGTCGCGTTACTGGCAGCTCTCGACCCCCGCCTTCGCCCAGTTCGTCGCCAGCCGGTGGGAGCGCTGGAGCTACGGCGCCCACCGCATCCGCAGCAGCGATGCGGAGCGGATCGCCCGCTTCATCGGCGTGCCGGCGGAGCAGTTCGGCAACGGCCGGGCCGTGACGGCCCCGGCCTTCACGCCCAAGCCTTCCGCGCCGCTGCTGCAGCTCGGCATGGACGCCCTGCTCGGCGCCCGCGGGCTGCTGTCGCGCATGATCAGCATCAGCGCCCGGCGGCAGCAGGCGATCTACGTCAATGTCTCGCATGAAGGGCTGCACCAGCCGGCGACGCTGCAGCGCCTGGTGTCGCGCCGCAAGCTGGCGCCGATCTACCTGGTGCACGACCTGATCCCGATCGACCATCCGGAATATGTCCGGCCCGGCCATGCCGAACGGCACGTCGCCCGGATCGAGGCGATCTCGACCACCGCCGCCGCGACCATCGTCAACTCGCAGCAGACCAAGCGCGACCTGCTGAAGCATGTGCAGCGCCACCACGGCAGCATGGACGACGTGTTCGTCGCGCCGCTCGGGGTCGACCGCCGCTTCGCGCCGCAGAAGGTCAACGACCTGGAGAGCGAGCCTTATTTCCTGATCATCGGCACCATCGAGCCGCGCAAGAACCACCTGTTCATGCTGCAGGTCTGGCGCGCCCTGGTGCAGAAGCTGGGCAAGGCGGCGCCGAAGCTGGTGATCGTCGGCCGCCGCGGCTGGGAGAACGAGAACGTCATCGACATGATCGAGCGCTGCGAGCAGATCTCGGACCATGTCATCGAATGCGGCCGGGTGCCCGACGCGGTGCTGCACCGGCTGATGATCGGCGCCCGCGCGGTGCTGTTCCCGTCCTTCGCCGAGGGCTACGGCCTGCCGCTGGTCGAGGGCCTGTCCTGCTCGGTGCCGGTGATCTGCTCCGACCTGCCGGTGTTCCATGAGCTCGGCAGCGGCATCCCGGAATATCTCGACCCGCTCGACGGTCCGGGCTGGATGGACATGATCACGGAATACGCCCAGCCGAACTCGCCGCGCCGCCAGGCGCAGATGGCGCGGCTGGCGCGCTTCAAGGCGCCGACCTGGGACCGGCACTTCGACATCTTCGACGACGTCGTCGAAGATGTGCGCCGGAAGTACAGCATCTGCTGA
- a CDS encoding alpha/beta fold hydrolase, which translates to MLTLDRRFTFRGQSVAWGAIGDGPPLVLLHGTPFSSQVWRRIAPLAATRRRVHVFDLLGYGQSEQRDGQDVSPAVQTALFAALLHEWGLQDPEVLAHDFGGMAALRAHYLEGCRYRRLTLVDPVALPPSGSPFFRHVAAHEQAFAGLPDYAHDALLCAYIQGAAHAPLTEAAMAIHMRPWQGEVGRPAFYRQIAQMHDRYLEEIAPSYGPMDWPVEILWGEEDAWIPIAQGERLAAKLTGGALTRVPESGHLMQEDAPEAIVAALFRGM; encoded by the coding sequence ATGCTGACCCTCGATCGGCGCTTCACCTTCCGCGGCCAGAGCGTGGCCTGGGGTGCGATCGGCGACGGGCCGCCGCTCGTCCTGCTGCACGGCACCCCGTTCTCGTCTCAGGTCTGGCGCCGGATCGCGCCCTTGGCCGCGACGCGCCGGAGGGTCCATGTCTTCGACCTGCTGGGCTACGGGCAATCGGAGCAGCGCGACGGCCAGGACGTGTCCCCGGCCGTGCAGACCGCGCTGTTCGCCGCGCTGCTGCACGAATGGGGGCTGCAGGACCCGGAGGTCCTGGCCCATGATTTCGGCGGCATGGCCGCGCTGCGGGCGCATTACCTCGAAGGCTGCCGCTACCGTCGCCTGACCCTGGTCGATCCGGTGGCGCTGCCGCCCTCCGGCTCTCCCTTCTTCCGCCACGTCGCCGCGCATGAGCAGGCCTTCGCCGGGCTGCCGGACTACGCCCATGACGCCCTGCTGTGCGCCTATATCCAGGGCGCGGCGCACGCTCCGCTCACCGAAGCGGCGATGGCGATCCACATGCGGCCCTGGCAGGGGGAGGTGGGGCGGCCCGCCTTCTACCGGCAGATCGCGCAGATGCACGACCGCTATCTCGAGGAGATCGCGCCGTCCTACGGCCCGATGGACTGGCCGGTCGAGATCCTGTGGGGCGAGGAGGACGCCTGGATCCCGATCGCCCAGGGCGAGCGGCTGGCGGCGAAGCTGACCGGCGGGGCGCTGACCCGCGTCCCCGAATCCGGCCATCTCATGCAGGAGGACGCGCCCGAGGCGATCGTCGCGGCCCTGTTCCGGGGGATGTGA
- a CDS encoding LTA synthase family protein has translation MPVVPELIGLAGGAVAWEAVDALARPRRGIFGGSPAAIPGRAIVSLLLLGAWLGLFGRFWFALAASLVTLAILVAISNAKRRSLYEPLVFSDFAFILPMLRHPSLFYIERREGSALIGGAALLVAVIAAWVGIEPRSLPVPAQLALLAGEAALLGVAAFVPWPKALTFADPCDPRDTIRRFGLALSLPTAWLRWRGEGRRPLPAPPSDDPREDVDAVVVVQSESFMDLRRIGIATELPEFDRLRPRALAHGLLEVPCFGAYTLRPEISAITGLGAEEQSFDGLHPYLRPRRFAPSSLAAALRRRGWRTVFLHPYDERFFRRREAIPALGFERFIGRRDLPDAERCGYYISDAAVAGVIEDELRRARADGMRLFLVCVTMEAHDPYRPGRVPGKDSPLQQYLHHIGHADAMLARLAAHFDSAAERVLLAFYGDHAPVLQEVDPERERRTDFMILDCGRAAPRESGGSVAPVQWRPEQINRFIRSWLGRDSLEAAAQGTEVAHDPS, from the coding sequence ATGCCGGTCGTGCCCGAGCTGATCGGCCTGGCCGGCGGCGCCGTCGCCTGGGAGGCGGTGGACGCCCTGGCCCGGCCGCGGCGGGGGATCTTCGGCGGCAGCCCTGCCGCCATCCCCGGCCGGGCGATCGTGTCCCTGCTGCTGCTCGGCGCCTGGCTCGGCCTGTTCGGCCGCTTCTGGTTCGCGCTGGCCGCCAGCCTCGTCACCCTCGCCATCCTGGTGGCGATCTCGAACGCGAAGCGGCGCAGCCTCTACGAGCCGCTGGTGTTCTCGGACTTCGCCTTCATCCTGCCGATGCTGCGGCATCCAAGCCTGTTCTATATCGAGCGGCGCGAGGGCTCGGCCCTGATCGGCGGCGCCGCGCTGCTGGTCGCGGTGATCGCCGCCTGGGTCGGGATCGAGCCGCGCAGCCTTCCCGTGCCGGCGCAGCTGGCGCTGCTGGCGGGCGAGGCGGCGCTGCTGGGCGTCGCGGCCTTCGTTCCCTGGCCGAAGGCGCTGACCTTCGCCGATCCCTGCGACCCGCGCGACACGATCCGGCGCTTCGGCCTGGCCCTGTCGCTGCCGACCGCCTGGCTGCGCTGGCGGGGCGAGGGCCGCCGGCCCTTGCCTGCGCCGCCGTCGGACGATCCCCGGGAGGATGTCGACGCCGTGGTCGTGGTGCAGTCCGAATCCTTCATGGACCTGCGCCGCATCGGCATCGCGACGGAGCTGCCGGAGTTCGACCGGCTCAGGCCCCGCGCCCTGGCGCACGGCCTGCTCGAGGTGCCGTGCTTCGGCGCCTACACGCTGCGGCCGGAGATCTCGGCGATCACCGGCCTCGGCGCGGAGGAGCAGTCCTTCGACGGCCTCCATCCGTATCTGCGGCCGCGGCGCTTCGCCCCGTCCTCGCTGGCGGCGGCGCTGCGGCGCCGGGGCTGGCGCACGGTGTTCCTGCACCCCTATGACGAGCGCTTCTTCCGCCGGCGCGAGGCGATCCCGGCGCTCGGCTTCGAGCGCTTCATCGGCCGGCGCGACCTGCCCGATGCCGAACGCTGCGGCTACTACATCTCCGACGCCGCGGTGGCCGGGGTGATCGAGGACGAGCTGCGGCGGGCACGGGCGGACGGGATGCGGCTGTTCCTGGTCTGCGTCACCATGGAGGCGCACGACCCCTACCGCCCCGGCCGCGTGCCGGGCAAGGACTCGCCGCTGCAGCAGTATCTGCACCATATCGGCCACGCCGATGCGATGCTGGCCCGGCTGGCGGCGCATTTCGACTCGGCGGCGGAACGGGTGCTGCTGGCCTTCTACGGCGACCACGCGCCGGTGCTGCAGGAGGTGGATCCGGAGCGCGAGCGGCGCACCGATTTCATGATCCTGGACTGCGGCCGCGCCGCGCCCCGGGAAAGCGGCGGGAGCGTCGCCCCGGTGCAATGGCGGCCTGAGCAGATCAACCGCTTCATCCGCTCCTGGCTGGGCAGGGACTCCCTCGAGGCCGCCGCACAAGGAACCGAGGTCGCGCACGATCCGTCGTAA
- a CDS encoding polysaccharide biosynthesis/export family protein, translating into MTWRLAWLVPAVLALPACGELPSNGPLAGQILASGEKASAAEAAKEVDTRYAIVDLNETTIAAFSRAPRPSLMQRFGDKAPAPSQQIGVGDTVSVSIWEAGTGLFAAGGGGAVTPTGDNGAHSVTLPPQVVDQRGNISVPYAATPIRAVGRTPTQVADAIEKALTSQASQPQVIVTVPESASASASVLGDQTGAARVPLNIRGERLLDVVAQGGGIRSQPAETFITLTRAGVSETVGLPTLLQNPAENIYIQPDDTIYVTRRPQTYTALGAVSSSGELPIDQEPFTLAQALGRSGGLAPNAADASAVFVFRFESRAVFQSMRPTSPLLAARQPVPVVYRLSFEDPRGFFYAQQFPVRPRDLIYVGTASSVEFLKFLSVVRGAISVGTPATTVVSGGG; encoded by the coding sequence ATGACCTGGCGACTGGCTTGGCTCGTTCCTGCCGTTCTCGCGCTGCCCGCCTGTGGCGAGCTGCCGAGCAACGGTCCCCTGGCGGGCCAGATTCTGGCGTCGGGCGAGAAGGCGTCGGCGGCGGAGGCGGCCAAGGAGGTCGACACCCGCTACGCCATCGTCGATCTCAACGAGACCACGATCGCGGCGTTCAGCCGGGCGCCGCGCCCCAGCCTGATGCAGCGCTTCGGCGACAAGGCGCCGGCGCCGTCGCAGCAGATCGGCGTCGGCGACACCGTCTCGGTGTCGATCTGGGAGGCGGGCACCGGCCTGTTCGCCGCCGGTGGCGGCGGCGCCGTCACTCCGACCGGCGATAACGGCGCGCACAGCGTCACTTTGCCGCCCCAGGTCGTCGACCAGCGCGGCAACATCTCCGTGCCCTACGCGGCGACGCCGATCCGCGCCGTCGGCCGGACCCCGACCCAGGTCGCCGATGCGATCGAGAAGGCGCTGACCAGCCAAGCCAGCCAGCCGCAGGTGATCGTGACGGTGCCGGAATCGGCCTCGGCCTCGGCCTCGGTGCTGGGCGACCAGACCGGTGCCGCGCGGGTGCCGCTCAACATCCGGGGCGAAAGGCTGCTCGACGTCGTCGCCCAGGGCGGCGGCATCCGGTCGCAGCCGGCCGAGACCTTTATCACCCTGACCCGGGCCGGAGTGTCGGAGACGGTCGGCCTTCCGACCCTCCTGCAGAACCCGGCCGAGAACATCTATATCCAGCCCGACGACACCATCTACGTCACCCGCCGGCCGCAGACCTACACGGCTCTGGGCGCGGTCAGCAGCTCCGGCGAGCTGCCGATCGACCAGGAGCCGTTCACCCTGGCTCAGGCATTGGGCCGGTCCGGCGGGCTGGCGCCGAACGCCGCCGACGCCAGCGCCGTCTTCGTCTTCCGCTTCGAATCGCGGGCGGTGTTCCAGTCGATGCGGCCGACCTCGCCGCTGCTCGCCGCGCGGCAGCCGGTGCCGGTGGTCTACCGCCTCAGCTTCGAGGACCCGCGCGGCTTCTTCTACGCCCAGCAGTTCCCGGTGCGCCCCCGCGACCTGATCTATGTCGGCACCGCGTCCTCGGTCGAATTCCTGAAGTTCCTGTCGGTGGTGCGCGGCGCGATCTCGGTCGGCACCCCGGCGACCACGGTGGTCTCGGGCGGCGGCTGA